Within the Streptomyces sp. YIM 121038 genome, the region GATCCGCAGCCGCTCGGCGAGCTCCCGCAGCTCGGCCTCCTGTGGTCCCGTGCCGACGAGCACGGCCAGGACGTCCTCCGGGAGCTGGGCGACGGCGCGCAGCAGGACGTCGAAGCGCTTGCCGGGCGTGAGGCGGCCCACTCCCCCGACGACGTAGGCGTCCTCCGGCAGGTCCAGACGGCGGCGTGTGATCGCGCGGGCGGCGGGGTCGAAGCGGAAGCGATCCGCGTCGATGCCGTTCGGTACGACGCTGATGCGCTGCCGGGGCACTCCCCACCGGTGCAGACGCCGGGCGACCGCGGGTGACACGGCGACGGTGACGCGGCCGAGGCGCTCCCCGGCGAGGTACAAGGCGCGTACGCCGCTCGTCAGGGGCCGCCCCTCCATCTGGGACTCGCCCAGCGAGTGCTCGGTGGCCACCACCGCGCGAACGCCCGCGAGGCGGGCGGCGATCCGGCCGTACAGACAGGCCCGGTACAGATGGGTGTGGACCACGTCGTAGTGCCCGGCGCGGATCAGCTTGGTGAGCCGGGGCAGGGCGGACAGATCGCGATTGCCCGACATGCCGAGGTGGGTGACGCGGGTGCCCTCGGCCATGATCTGGCGGGCGACGGAGCCGGGGTTGGTGAGCGTGACGACGTCGCAGCTGGCGGGCAAGTGCCGCAGCATCAAACGGAGTTGCTGCTCCGCGCCGCCCATGCCGAGGCCGGTGATGACGTGCAGGGCCCTCACGGTTTCACCGTCCTGGGTGGCGCGGCTGCCGTGTTCGAGGTGCCCCGAAGGTCGGACGTCGTGTTCGAGGTGCTGCGAGGGTCGGCCGCCGCGCCCGCCGATGTTTCACGTGAAACACGCGCACGCGTGGCTGTTTCACGTGAAACATGCCCGCAGGGCGCACCCGTCGAAGGGCTCCCCGCCGTCGGCAGTGTCCTCCCCCGCGCCTTGTTCAGGCGCTCCTTCAGCCACAGCCGTACGCCGATGTCCTGCTGTCCGATGTGGACGCGCGGCAGGGCGAAGTCCCCGGTGAGCGGGCCGGAGTCGATGGCGCAGGCGTAGCGGTACCCGGCCGCGCGGACCGCGTCCCGGACCCGGGCGTCGACGTACCCGTACGGATAGCAGAAGCCGTCCACGGGGGCGCCGATGAGCTGGACGAGGGCGCTGCGGCTGCCCGCGATCTCGTGCTGGAGCTGCTCGTCGTCGGCCCGGGTGAGGTCCACATGGGTCAGGCTGTGCGAGGCGACCTCCATGCCGCTGTCGTGCGCGGCGCGGATGCCCTCGGCGCCGAGGAGGGGCTTGCGCGGGCCCAGCGGGTCCCAGGCGTTGTCGCCGTCGAGGCGGCCGGGCAGGACGAAGAGCGTGGCGGTGCAGCCGTGACGGTGGAGCAGCGGCAGGGCGTTGTCCACGAAGTCCTGGTAGCCGTCGTCGAAGGTGAGGCCGACGAGCCCGTCCGCGCGGCCCTCGGCGCGGGCGCGCAGCAGCTCGGCCATGGACACCCCCGTGAGGCCGCGGCGGCGCAGCCGGGCGAGGTGGGCGTCGAGGCGCTCGGGGGTGACGGTGATCCGGTACGGGTCGTCGGGGCAGCGGTCCACGGAGTGGTACATGGCGATCCACGACCGTGTGGAGGCGGTGCGGGCGGCGGGTCTGGTGTCAGCGGTCATGACGCGAAGCCAGCTTTCGTAGGGCGGGGCCGAGGGCGGAGACGGCGGAGACCAGCGGGCCGACGCGCAGGAACCAGGCCACGAGGACGAAGGCCAGGAACACGGTCGGACCGCAGGCCAGCAGGGCGGGCACCGGTGCGGTCAGGGAGCGTGCGCAGAGCGCGCCCAGGAGCGTGGCGACGGTGGCGGCGATGACGAGCCCGGCGAGCTCCGCGACGACCTTGGGGATGCGGATGGGGACGGTGCGCGGGCCCATGCCGCGCAGCAGCAGTGTGGCCGTGAGGGAGATGCCGATGGCGTTGGCGGCGGCGATCCCGTACACCCCGAAGGTGCCGACGCTCAGTACGCCGAGGCCCGCCGTGGCGACGATGCCGAGGCCCATCGCGGTCAAGGGCGCCCAGGTGACGCGGCCCCCCGCGAAGTAGGAGCGGGCAAGGGCGCCGACGAGGGTGTGGCCGAGCAGCCCCAGGGAGTACACGCGCATGACGGAGGCCGTGGCGGCGGTGTCCTCGGGGGTGAACGCGCCGCGCTCGAAGAGGAGTTGGATGAGCGGGTGCGCCCCGGCGATCACGGCGGCCGCGCCGAGCAGCACCACGCACCCGGCCATCACGACGTCCCGCTCCACGCGGTCCCGTGCCTTGAGGGTCTGCCCCTCGGCCTGCCACCGGGCCAGGACGGGGAACGTGACGGTGCACAGCATCAGGGCCAGGGCCATCGGCATCTGCGCGACCTTCTGCGCGTAGTTCAGATGCGAGATGGCGCCGCCGGGCAGCGACGACGCCAGGAAGCGCTCGATGAGGACCTGCGACTGGCGGCACAGCGCGAAGAGCAGCACGGTCCAGATGACCGTGGTCCGCAGCCGGGACGACGTCGGCCCGGTGAGCGTCCGGGC harbors:
- a CDS encoding glycosyltransferase, with the protein product MRALHVITGLGMGGAEQQLRLMLRHLPASCDVVTLTNPGSVARQIMAEGTRVTHLGMSGNRDLSALPRLTKLIRAGHYDVVHTHLYRACLYGRIAARLAGVRAVVATEHSLGESQMEGRPLTSGVRALYLAGERLGRVTVAVSPAVARRLHRWGVPRQRISVVPNGIDADRFRFDPAARAITRRRLDLPEDAYVVGGVGRLTPGKRFDVLLRAVAQLPEDVLAVLVGTGPQEAELRELAERLRISGRVRFAGEARHEPEATPSDGTDLPALLSAMDALASPSPEEAFGLALLEGLASGLPVLYADCPAIDARPCAERGLAMPCPSDPDALARALHTLRPRGTAPRPAPPAAHHYSVARSAGQLMNVYESALSGSTSEVTFDA
- a CDS encoding lipid II flippase MurJ codes for the protein MITASGGGDTGALRPPGEAPVDVRPHEGPAGERADGRQAVPAAPDGRGKAPADAGSASAAAEPARGGRFLAKAALVTAALSVAGSLLGLARDQALAHFFGAGTDTDAFLVAWTVPEMAATLLIEDGLAFFLVPAFSLALAQRGRGAGRDPVRALVTASLPRMCLCFTAAALALALAAPWVVAALAPGLPDQRLAVDCTRLTATCAFSFGLAGYCSAALRAHQRYTVPALIYVVYNAAIIATLALLAARWGVRAAAAGVALGGALMVVAQVPSLWRQLRRDCGTDTARTLTGPTSSRLRTTVIWTVLLFALCRQSQVLIERFLASSLPGGAISHLNYAQKVAQMPMALALMLCTVTFPVLARWQAEGQTLKARDRVERDVVMAGCVVLLGAAAVIAGAHPLIQLLFERGAFTPEDTAATASVMRVYSLGLLGHTLVGALARSYFAGGRVTWAPLTAMGLGIVATAGLGVLSVGTFGVYGIAAANAIGISLTATLLLRGMGPRTVPIRIPKVVAELAGLVIAATVATLLGALCARSLTAPVPALLACGPTVFLAFVLVAWFLRVGPLVSAVSALGPALRKLASRHDR